The sequence TTTTGCTGCGCAGTCCCTTGAATTTGTAATGTATGCGTTGAGGCGAATCTCGTCGTGAACACGACCTACCACGAAAAGCAATTTGTTCTTCTGGTCGCCAATTAATAAATGGCTTGTCCTTCATATAAGAAAGGATCAGCCGAAGCTCTTGAACAATTTTCATGCATTTTTAAGCGTCAACTGAACCAAATAAATTAGCAAGTCTTGTGAAAACTTTCAAAATGGCTtgcaagtttttattttaatttgaaggAGAATGCAGCAAATTATTTTGGCCAATATGCTTCAACTTTGGCCcatttttattgattatatCATTAGTAAAATAATTTGtagtatttattattttatttgttatcatcatttgtaattttatttctGAGTTAATGATTTGgtaaaacaaatatttaaagaGGGGGCGGGGGTAGATTTTCTAaagcaattattttttttagaaaaaaaaattataaatacaattgatgcacagaataaaatctATAATTATACTACCACCTATATTCTAACAAaacgaaaattatatatataaaacaaaaacaatctTAATTTAGTACAACTTCTTCTACGGATCTGTGCAACTGTGAAGAACATACATTAACATCAAAATCATTTGGCTGTGAAAATATGTATACAACCTAAACTCAATTTCGACAATAGAAGGCCAAACATATAGGAAAACACAtaggaagaaaaaaaaacaattttctaatatatatatttttgtaaaaaatcttAACATTCTAGGCTCGTGGGTCACCTATAAAATTGGGGAGAATGTTAGATCTAAAAGCTTCCACGAGGCAATATAACAAGATGTGGAAATTTGGAGCAAGATCTAGTCTATTATACAACTCCATTGTATTTTGTAGAATGTAAATGTATAACTGTATTATAAGAACAGTCTAGAAAGTTCTAAAGAATTGATCTCCACAATTACACAAGGAGAATCTAGTCTAGATAATGTAGGAAACTTGTATATATTGGGGAAGAGATTCATTTATAACACACTCAAGAATTCAACCTGTGTTTTCTTGTGAAGTCAAGTATGAATCACACAAATTTTTGTTTCCTTCCTTCTTCCTTTTTTTGGTAAGAGGATGAGGAAATTGCAACTAAGTATTGAACCCCTAACTTTTCCCATTCTTGCAAGTCCGGTCTTAGGAGCCAATGAGGCCTCTACCTAATACGAGCTGAAAaggagcaaaaaaaaaaaaaaaacctttgtATAGACGTTAGGTTAGGTGCATCTTGTAAGTCcaaaatagaattttttttagctAAAACCACTATTCTGTATTATTCTTGCTTACGTTAACAAATATGTGAGTTTAAAAGTGAATGAAGTCTCAAAAGAAACATTTCTATCTGAGTAATTTATTAAATGAACACTTGACGGTCATCTCATGTGGAGCATTAGGAGCTCTGGCTTCTCAACGAAATGTTTCCATGCGTTGCAGAACCTTGCAACGGTTGCACCATCCAAAACTCTATGATCAGAACTTATATTTATCTGAGAAAAGAAGATCGGTCCATGTTAGCACAGAGAGGATTTCATAAGTTAAAAGCAAAACCAATATATATTGTATTCACGCCATTGACAACCGTTACATACCGTCATTATTAAAGCGGGATACAAATTTCCATCCTCATTGAAATGAGGAATTTTTTGGATTCGTCCCAATGCAATGATCGACACTTCAGGCACATTGACCAGAGGGGAACCGAACTTTCCTCCGATAGTGCCGATGTTGCTTACCGTGATAGTCCCACCAGAAACATCATCGGAACTAAGCTTGTTGGATAGAGCAAGTTCTTGCAATCGCGAAAGCTCTTTTGTTATCTAATAAAAAGAAAGCAACTCAAAAAAAAGAAATGTTATGGGAAGATTTGTTAAATTTATGGGAAAGTCAGTCAGATATGTAATTGGATTGAATGGACCAACTTTTAGAAACATAAAGAAGCCAATGTTTTGATATTGCACAGTTAAAACTGACCTCGACGATGGAGAGAGATTGAACTTTCTTAATGTTGGGTACAACCAAACCATGTGAAGTCGCCATTGCAACTCCAATATTGTGAGATCCTGTCATTCAAGAGAAAAATCTGTCAAAAATGTTTCAAAGGCTAAACTATAAGAGATATTACTGTCAAAAATGTTTCAACCGAACTAAACTATAGGAGATACCTTTGAGGGTCACTTCTTGTGATTCTTCATTGAAGCAACTATTCAGCAAAGGATATTGACTCAATGCCATTGAAAGAGACTTTACCAAAAACGGAAGGAACGTAAACTTGATACCCAAATTGGAAATATCTTTTTGGAAGGATGCTCTGAGGTTAAGGAGGGCATCACATTTTATCTCTTCAACATATTgaaaatgtggaatttttgcCGCTAAGGACATGGATTTAGCCATTGCACGATGGAAACCCCTGCAATGCACAAGTGGTTTCAGATCAGGAAGAAAAGCCCATATCAAGTCATATTTAACAATTTGACTAgcatattttatttcttaattcAGATTTTATTACTCAAAGCAGATATACCTCAGTGGGAGCGATCTATCTTCATAGTCCCATGTGGATGAAATGTTTGGGGATTTTTTATCTCCTAGAAAATGTTCGACGGATGAATCCTCATTTTGCTTGAAAATGCTTTTTTTCGCTGCATAATTCAAGATATCTTCTTTAACGATCCTTCCGTCATGACCAGTTCCAAGAACATCTTCGATGCTTACACCTAATTGTTTGGCAAAATTACGTACAGCAGGTGTGCATAACACTCCACGAATCTTTTCGTTTTTCAGCAAAGAATCCACAACATCTAATTCGTTGAATTTGCAATCCTGTGCAATATCAATGCTTGGAAGGATAGAAGCATTTTCATCAATTCCAATAGAAGCATTTTCGTCAACAACCATCTTCAATAGAGTTTCTCCAACCTATAAGATGACACGAAATCTGAAGTCATCACAAATTACAGAGCCAAAAAGGGCGAACGTTGAGGGGGAAGTCCATTCATTAAGAGGGGCACGCGACATCTTAGGTCATTAAATCATTGTCAAGTGAATGCATTAATTTTCCCGTCACAACTTTCAGAATTCAAAATGTTCAATTTCCCCAATAAAAAATTGCATTATGTGAATGTTTTATGTTACCTTTACATGTGGTCATGACTGaaaaaatgcaaaaacaaaatgttCAATGGCCCCAATAAAAAATTGCATTATGTAAATGTTTAATGTTACCTTTACAATGTTTCCAGGAACATGGAGAACCTTGGAAACTTTGCCTTTGTAGCGACTGGTTATCTCTATGGTTGCTTTATCGCTTTGAACCTCACAAAGAGGCTGGAATTCTTCAACTTCTTCACCCTGCATAAGATATCATGAATCTAATATATTTAGACCAAGTTTAGAACCAAACATAACATATAACACCGAGAACTTTGAAGATCAGTAATAGGAAAAGCAATGACAAATACAAAGCGTTGCAAGCCACTGTCACAGTAAGATTGGCAGGGAGAAGACGGAATTCTTCAACTTCCCCCTGCATAAGATATCAGGAATGTCTAATATATTTGCACCAAGTTTAGAACcaaacataaaatacaacatcGAGGACTTTGATGATCAATAATAGGGAACACAATGACAAATACAAAGTGTTACAGCGATCCAGGAAGATTGGTAGGGAAAAACGAGGATTTCTGGAGGGGAACATAAATTTAAGAAaagcacaattaaatttttgaatcCGTTCCAAATTGTTGTGATCTTAAACAGTTCATATAAATCTGACCAAAAAGTACTCGTAGCTCACACAAGCTATGCTCACACTCACAGTACAACACAGTTTGGTGCACTTTGACTAATTATGGACAACTTAGCTACTGAAAATTTTCTTACCTGGATGGGACATTGCTGTAGTGAAATAGTTAGCAAGATAGCTAATACAAAATTTAACTATTCTCAGATCATCTGAACAATGAAGAAACACAAACTTTGAATGGATTAGGCTGacaaaaagaacaggaaaagaaaaaaaaaatgcacaaTTTTGACGAACAAAGAGAACAAAAGGAAATCTATCTATGGAACCGAAAACAGAGAAGATATTCTACACATCACCACACTCACCTCCTGCACAAACCATTTTAGAAGTTCGCATTCTGCTATACCTTCACCAGTCTGTGCCAAAGGAACATCAACCAGTCCACCAACCGGAAGATCAGCCATGGTTTGAGTTGTTAAAGAGCACCATCTGATCCCAAATGGAACGCTAAACTGAAAACAGTAGACAAAAAACATATAAAGAAATCACAGAAAATGGAATAACACCGTATTATATTAgcctcataaaaaattttaatgtcATCTGCACACACAAATAAAACACCCGCGTCGAAATTTTATATGTATGAAATATAACTTGGAAAGTCTTAATTTTGGAATGTTCTGGCAGTCTAACATGCCAATTACTTCAATCTTTCTAATTCAACTGTGTATTGAAGGATGAGTGAAAAATGTGAGCCTGATCtccataaataaattaaaagaaaatttgTTCCATCCCAAATGTACTTTTCATTCTTTCACGCAAACCCCACATATAGAAAAGCCAGCAATTTCCAACAACAGAAAAGGCCCACCAGCAATGTACTGAAAGTTGGAAACACAGAAACTTACATATTCTCTTTTATGATGACTTTGTGAATAATACTTTGTTCTGGGATTGGGAAAAACGGGATCTTGAACCGAATTcacaaatttttctctctcaacgGACGCCACCCTTAGCGGCGGAGCCGCAGCAGAGGAAATCCACCGCCACCACCTATCACATCTCCACTGATTTTTCTGGTAAATTTTCCAGCAAACCATTGTGTAATGAGGCTTCAATAATTGATAACAAAACAGTGTTTATTTATAGATTTTCTCGAGAATCTTGGGAACTAAATTGAGCTCCCGTATCCTTATGAATGAATCAGCAGCAGGACTAGGAGGATGGTTTGCCTACTATATTTATtgcattttaaataatattatctgtaaataaatatgattgaattttaaaatcagataaagataatattattttaaagattttaaaaaagaaaaagagaaattATTTACGCATTAAAAAATTGTATCAAGGGATGGCAATTTTTCCTGCGGGTATCCGAAACGGGGCGGATTTGGAGAGTATTTTCGGGtatgggttcgggttcggggatTTTAAAAAATCCCCGAAATGTATTGGGGCGGGTATGTGGATGTTATCCCCATCCTCGAACCTGCCccgatgataataataataataataataataataataataataataataataataataataataataataatacaaatattttaattataaaattttattaaatctaaaatatttttaaaaaattaaaattaaagtattattattatttcgttaatatatttttttatacattatatataatacattatTTTATGATAGCTtagttttttataacataaaaatattatttgaatctcattcatcttacatacacatataaagtatttatattagtctaaatatatattatttattttgataaatttaaaaacaatatataatcttaataaatttttgatacatagtatttttctttaaaatattaatttttatttatagaaatattttgtatttaaaatatttttattaattttaaaagttagttttataataaaaaatttgacccaaaatattttaggtattttattataaaatttaataataatttttatatttttatataataaaatttactaattcatatatatatatatatataaataaaatttatttataatatagataaatatatatattttcgggtATGGGTATGGTGATGGGAATTTGATCCCCGCGGGGATGGATATGGGGAATCCCCGATAAGAATTAATGGGGATTGGGGCAGGTATGAGGATCGAATTTGAATTCGGGGATGGGGATGGGGAAGGCATCCCCGTCCCCGAACCGCCCCATTATCATCCCTAATTATATCTGCTTAAGGTAGTATTAAGGCCGATCTTTCCACGAGGCTGAAGAGTCAATGGACTCAGgccttcaaaattttaattttttttagggcccattttttttgggtttataTAGGTATATGGtagtagtaataataataaatacaagTCCATTAATTTTGTGATTGTGAAAAGGCCCAATTATGTTAAAATAAGTTGTAGTCCCAATTCAAAGGGCCTAGATTCTTTCTCATTCAATCATTGTCATTTTAAGTGAAGGGTTGCAACTTTAAGTTATTTATCATAATTTATCATAGTGGAGAAATTTCATATAAAATCTACGGTCTACCGTCCACGCCATGGGTTagtaaattttgaatattttttgtgttttagATTTGGGGATCCGGGAGCCCTAACTTGATAttattgtttatttgttttgatttttaataTCATTAAATTATTGTTTGATGTGCTTCAAAATTTGtattgaattgttatttgttAAACGTATTTCTTAAGAGTTAAAGTGATCTTGTTAACTCAAAAtcgatattaataaaaaaaaagagagagaaacCCAAGCCAAAAAACTAATAGGATCGGCTTTTTTTATGAGTGTTTATAGGGACCTTTTTTTAATTTAGACTCTAGCCAAAAAACTAATAGGATCGGCCCTGGTAATATTTGTAACATTTAAAAATAAGATATTATGGAgtgtatatttaatattgtttttttttttttactgaaaAACTTGTAAATTTATTGATGATCGTACCAACCAAAAAGGAAGATCCCTATTCACCCAAACAAACGGTGAGGGGAAGGAAGAAGCAAAACAAACAATATTAATATACTTATGTAAaattgattgtttttttttttgaaaccagaattgattgatttttattGACTTTCACGCAACTTCACATACTTGTAAAAGACTTTTATGAACTCTTGTGGATTTATGgacatttataaaaaaaatttaacgaaTTTTAATGGGACTTGTATA comes from Henckelia pumila isolate YLH828 chromosome 4, ASM3356847v2, whole genome shotgun sequence and encodes:
- the LOC140862958 gene encoding lipoamide acyltransferase component of branched-chain alpha-keto acid dehydrogenase complex, mitochondrial isoform X1, whose translation is MVCWKIYQKNQWRCDRWWRWISSAAAPPLRVASVEREKFVNSVQDPVFPNPRTKYYSQSHHKREYFSVPFGIRWCSLTTQTMADLPVGGLVDVPLAQTGEGIAECELLKWFVQEGEEVEEFQPLCEVQSDKATIEITSRYKGKVSKVLHVPGNIVKVGETLLKMVVDENASIGIDENASILPSIDIAQDCKFNELDVVDSLLKNEKIRGVLCTPAVRNFAKQLGVSIEDVLGTGHDGRIVKEDILNYAAKKSIFKQNEDSSVEHFLGDKKSPNISSTWDYEDRSLPLRGFHRAMAKSMSLAAKIPHFQYVEEIKCDALLNLRASFQKDISNLGIKFTFLPFLVKSLSMALSQYPLLNSCFNEESQEVTLKGSHNIGVAMATSHGLVVPNIKKVQSLSIVEITKELSRLQELALSNKLSSDDVSGGTITVSNIGTIGGKFGSPLVNVPEVSIIALGRIQKIPHFNEDGNLYPALIMTINISSDHRVLDGATVARFCNAWKHFVEKPELLMLHMR
- the LOC140862958 gene encoding lipoamide acyltransferase component of branched-chain alpha-keto acid dehydrogenase complex, mitochondrial isoform X2, yielding MADLPVGGLVDVPLAQTGEGIAECELLKWFVQEGEEVEEFQPLCEVQSDKATIEITSRYKGKVSKVLHVPGNIVKVGETLLKMVVDENASIGIDENASILPSIDIAQDCKFNELDVVDSLLKNEKIRGVLCTPAVRNFAKQLGVSIEDVLGTGHDGRIVKEDILNYAAKKSIFKQNEDSSVEHFLGDKKSPNISSTWDYEDRSLPLRGFHRAMAKSMSLAAKIPHFQYVEEIKCDALLNLRASFQKDISNLGIKFTFLPFLVKSLSMALSQYPLLNSCFNEESQEVTLKGSHNIGVAMATSHGLVVPNIKKVQSLSIVEITKELSRLQELALSNKLSSDDVSGGTITVSNIGTIGGKFGSPLVNVPEVSIIALGRIQKIPHFNEDGNLYPALIMTINISSDHRVLDGATVARFCNAWKHFVEKPELLMLHMR